The Tamandua tetradactyla isolate mTamTet1 chromosome 5, mTamTet1.pri, whole genome shotgun sequence genome window below encodes:
- the LRRIQ4 gene encoding leucine-rich repeat and IQ domain-containing protein 4 isoform X2, which yields MSKDIKLVECLSKIHQRNSPQQVSYRTFFIDASNGSLTAIPLEVLEGKDLEEVHLENNRIETIPKDIHHLKNLRILYLNKNNLRSLCPELGLLSRLEGLDLSCNPLPFSSLQVIGYIRPLRELRLYKMALQEFPVAICKSLHHLELLGLTGNLLRSLPKEMVNQSKLREIYLKQNKFEDFPKELCVLYNLEVIDLDENNLSFIPEDIGNLTRLQKFYVAYNKILFIPESLGRCSTMTVLDLSHNVLHAIPSTLSELTGMREIGLSGNQLERVPRLLCGWTSLHLLYLSRTGLRALPRSFRRLVNLRFLDLSQNHLETCPLQVCALNKLEILALDDNKIQQLPSNFSSLSKLKILGLTGNQFFSFPEEVFALESLEKLYLGQDQGVKLTCIPEHIRKLQHLKELHIENNHLEYLPVSLGSLPNLEVLDCRHNLLKQLPDTIGQAHDSSLVAWDDGTEGIREI from the exons atGTCAAAGGACATAAAGCTGGTAGAATGTTTGTCTAAAATTCATCAGAGAAATAGTCCACAACAGGTCAGTTACAGAACATTCTTCATTGATGCTTCTAATGGGAGTCTGACTGCCATCCCACTGGAGGTCTTAGAAGGAAAGGACTTAGAAGAAGTGCATTTGGAAAACAACCGGATTGAAACAATTCCCAAGGATATTCACCATTTAAAGAATCTCAGGATCCTCTACCTGAACAAGAACAACCTGAGGAGTCTGTGTCCGGAACTGGGCCTGCTGAGCCGCCTGGAGGGCCTGGACTTGAGCTGCAACCCGCTGCCCTTCTCCTCGCTCCAGGTCATCGGCTACATCCGTCCCCTGCGCGAGCTCCGGCTCTACAAAATGGCCCTGCAGGAGTTCCCCGTGGCGATCTGCAAATCCCTTCACCATCTTGAGCTGCTGGGGCTGACCGGAAACCTCCTGAGATCTCTGCCCAAGGAGATGGTGAACCAGAGCAAACTGAGGGAGATCTACCTGAAGCAAAACAAGTTTGAAGACTTCCCGAAGGAGCTCTGCGTTCTCTACAACCTGGAGGTCATCGACCTGGATGAGAACAATCTCAGTTTCATCCCGGAAGACATTGGGAACTTGACCAGGCTGCAGAAGTTCTATGTGGCTTACAACAAAATCCTCTTTATACCCGAGTCGCTGGGCCGCTGTAGCACCATGACGGTGCTCGATTTGTCCCACAACGTCCTCCACGCCATCCCGAGCACCCTCTCCGAGCTGACAGGGATGAGGGAGATCGGGCTGAGCGGGAACCAGCTGGAGAGGGTGCCGCGCCTCCTCTGCGGGTGGACGTCGCTGCACCTGCTCTACCTGAGCCGCACCGGGCTGCGCGCGCTCCCACGCTCCTTCAGGCGCCTGGTCAACCTGCGCTTCCTGGATCTCAGCCAGAACCACCTGGAAACCTGCCCTTTGCAGGTCTGTGCTCTGAACAAACTGGAGATCCTGGCACTGGATGATAATAAAATACAACAG CTACCTTCAAACTTCAGCTCACTTTCAAAACTGAAGATACTTGGACTAACAGGAAACCAGTTCTTTTCTTTTCCGGAGGAAGTTTTTGCTTTAGAGTCTTTAGAGAAGTTATACCTGGGGCAAGATCAAGGAGTCAAGCTTACCTGTATACCAGAGCACATTAGGAAACTGCAG CATCTTAAAGAGCTTCATATAGAGAATAATCACCTGGAGTACTTGCCGGTATCCTTGGGTTCACTGCCTAATCTGGAAGTTCTTGATTGCCGCCACAATTTGCTTAAGCAACTTCCAGATACCATTGGCCAAGCTCACG